The following is a genomic window from Methylomarinum vadi.
CGTGGTGTTGATCTTGTTCCAACTGGCCTTTACCTATCTGTCACCAATGCAACATTTGTTCGGCACCATCGCGATCAGCGCGCGTGAATGGCAGTGGATAGTCGCGGTTGCCTTTTCGGTATTGCCGCTGGTGGAGATCGAGAAAATGTTGATCAGGTTTGTGAAAGCGAACCATGCCGGCAACATTCAGCGGCGTAATGGTGGCGCTAAGTAGGGAAATTGTCTCGGATTCCGCTTTGCTGCATCCGGGCTACGCGTTGAGCGTTTCCCCTGTGAACCAGTCGAATGGAATCCTTCCCTGGATTTTTCGGCGTCCAGCCTAGGAAATGCGATTTCCTAAGCCGAATATCCTCGCATTCCTTTAATAATCGATACTGAGGCCGACATAGACCGAGCGACCCATGCCGGCAATGTTCCTACCCCAAGGCACCATGTTGTTCCCGGTTGGGTTCATACCGTATTGGTCGCCGAGGTAGGCGCCCGCCAATGGATGATAATATTGCTTGTCCAATACATTATCCAGGCCGACATCCAGGCGGACTTTATTCCAGGTATAGCTGGTGCGGGCATTCAACAGGATATAGGACGATGTTTCGATTTCGTTACGGATCTGCTGTACGTCGTCCTGGGCATCGACAAATTGCATTTCCAGCGCGCTTTTCCAGCTTTGCAACTCATGATGCAAGGTCAGGTTCATGTTGAACGGCATCATGTGATAGAGATTGCCGCCATCCATGCGCTCGCCGCGCACATAGCTCATGACAGTGCTGGCGGAGAACTGGCCTAACGATTTGTCGCTGTAAAGCTTCGCGCTGCCGGAGGCGTCGATCCCCCATAAGCGGGCGTCATGGTTTTGGTATTGCAAGTAAACAAAAGTGTTATTACTGGTCAGGTTGTTTGCAAAACTCGTCGTACATGTCGTGCCCGCGGCTCCACAACGATCCACATCGATGAAGTCGTTGACATAGGTGAAATAAGGCGTGGCCTTGAATTCCCAGGCGTTTTCTTTCGGATCACGGAAATGGGCGGTTAAACTGACGGTATGCGCGGTTTCTGGGTCGAGATCCAGATTGCCGACATAGCCGTTGCCGTCGCCGAACGAACCGTTCATGCCCATCGCCATCGGGTTGGTGCTCCATGGATACAGTTCATAGATGCCTGGTGCCCTGTTTTTTCGCGCATAACCAAACTCGAACTGAGCCATGTCGTTTGGCGCATATTGAATCAAAGCCGTCACATCGAAAGTGTCGAAATTGCGTTCATGATCGCGCGCATTGAAGGCGTCGGCATCATTTTGATACATCATTGCCATAGTATTGTATCCTTGCACATCCCCAGCATTGACATTCGTGTGATCATAACGCAATCCCAAAAGCGTACTGATCTCAGAAGTCCAATTGCCTTCCCATTCGCCAAAGAAACCGACCCTGTCGCGTTCGCCATTGTTGACGTTGATAAAGGTGTTAGGAGTCATCATGGGTGTAGGCGTTGGAGAAGCCGGCCAATAATCTCTAATCCGGTTACTGTGGAATTCATTACCGAAGCGAAACAAATGTTCATCGTTACTGAACGGGATTTCCGCCATCAACTTATAGCCCAAGTTTCGGCCTCGGGTTTCCATCGGCATTTTGATGATTCTGCCATTGGGAGCGGGCTGCTTATCGCTCTCGATATCCATGCTGTGCTCGGTCGTTTCGTAATAGAAATTCGCTTCCGTTTTACCCCAGTCGAAGGTGCCTTTATGCAGGATGTTGCCGAAAGTGCTTTCGTTTTGCGTCAAATCCATGCGCTGGTTGGGAAAACCCTGATACGGAATGCGCTGTTGTCCGCCCCTGATAACGACCAGTTGCCGGTCCCACTGAAAAGACAAGGCCGCCGCATGATTTTGATTTTGATAAGCCGTCGACTTGACCAAATCGCCGTTGGCATCGTTGTAATTCATGCTTTCGGTGTGCGAAGCGGTGTAATCGAAACGTACATTCTCATTAGCAATGCCCGCAGCGATGCTGCCGCCGAACGCGTCGCCATTGCTACGATAGAACGCCGACAGATTGCCGTCCAGCAAAATGTCTTCTCCCGGCGCGGCGAAAACGGGATCGGCGGAGTCGACGACGATGCTGCCGCCGATGCTGTCGCCGCCCATGCTCACCGGGGTAATGCCGGCCATCACGGTAATCCTGCCGACATTACTGCGATCGATATAAGACAAAGGAGGATTCATATGGTTGGCGCAAGCGGAGGTGATGTCCATGCCGTTGACATGAACCTTCACGCGGTCGTCGGCCAAACCATGAATGGCGGGAATGCTGGACACGCCGCCCGCACCGTATAAACTCACGCCGGGGATTTTTTCCAATAATTTTGCCGTATCGCTGACGGATGAACGCATTCTGGCAATCTCGGCGGCATCCATATCGAGCGTGTTGATCGACTTCATGAACTCGCTTTCCTTGGAAATCACCATCTTTTCCAGCGTCAAAACATCCTTGTCTTGATCACTTGCATTGTCGACGTTTTCTGCGGCCGCCGTAGAAGCAGCTAGACAAAGCGGCAATGTTGTGATCAATCGACAATAGCGATTACCCCTTTTTTCCATAGAGTAACTCTGTGGTGCGAAAACACCGGTAAAAATTAGCTTCATATATTCCCCTCAAAAAAACATTAAAATGCTTAGATGCTTATCCAAGTCGATTAAAGTCGCAGGAACTGTTCCAAAATAAAATTTGTTATATAGCAACAAAAGCTTGCGAGATTGCAACATTGGTTAAATTAATTAAACTATGTTATTTACCATAGTAAAGTGTGTCGTTTGCCTCATTTTTTGTTGCTTTTTCATACTGAGTCATGCTTCTTGTGTAGGAAAAATCCTACAATCAATTTTTTCGCAACAACGGCAATTGGACTCTCTTACGCATAGATTTATTTTTGTCGATTTACCTATTACTTACTATCAATGGTGGAATTTATGACGCCATAGATGAGAAAAATTTTTTCGGAAAGCACCTTCCACCCGAGCGTGCATGGAAGAATAAATGAATTGAACCAGTTTGAACGGAAAAACGGCTGGTTAGGGTGACCGCTGCTGTAGTTGATTTATTACAGAAGCTTCAGGCGATAACTTGCAAGCTGTAACCAACAAAAGTCATCGGATTAGACTAGCGAGAAAGTTGGACAGCGATTGCAAGGCAGGAAGCTTAAGGGACTTTCTGTTAATTTATTTCACCGCCCGGATCAGCTTGATCATGTCGCTGCTGCCTGGAAGCTGCTGCACTTTTTGGAATGGGCAGGCTTGTACGTTTTTCACCGTTTGCCGGGTGATGTCAGCGCCGAACAGCGATTGCACCAGCGGTTTCATCAATTTCATCAGTGCCGCCATGATTTTGTTCGAACTCAAGACATGTTCTAAGAGCAACACCTGGCCGCCCGGTTTGCAGACCCGGTAGAGCTCCTGCAGTCCTTTTTTCGGTTTGGGGACGGAACAAAAAACAAAGGTGGCGATGACGGTGTCGAAACTGTTGTCGGCATAACACAAGGATTCAACGTCCATTTGTTCAAGATCGACCTCGATGCTGCGACGATCACGTTTTTTTCTGGCCTGTTCCAGCATTTTTGGGCTGAAATCGATCGCGGTGATACGGACGTTTTCGGGATACAGGGGGAAATTCTTCCCGGTGCCCACGCCGACTTCGAGAATATCGGGGCCCCGCGCCTGAGACCACAGATTTTTTCGCCAGCGGCTAAAAAATAGGCCTTCCAAAACCCCTTCCAAGCCATCGAAAAAAGGAGCAATGCGGTCGTAGCGTCGTCGGGTTTTCTCGCTGTCGGTCGCCATGAGAATCTGTCCGGAAAATGAAAAGGTAAAATATTATACCCTTCGCACTTCAAATTTCGGCATTTATCCAAGGCGGTACAGGGGAGTTTAGCAGAGGTTTCGACAGCAAGGATGCTGTCGTAAAGCCTCCACGGATGGATTTACGGCGTCCTCTGATAGACACCCCTGTGCCGAAATTTCACAAACGTTGAGTATAATCGCTCGGCCGGATAGCGTTTTACGCCATCCGACCGAGCTTTCTGACTGGCAGTTTAATCTTCCAATTGTTGGATACCGTCCAAATACCATTTAGGCT
Proteins encoded in this region:
- a CDS encoding class I SAM-dependent methyltransferase, with the protein product MATDSEKTRRRYDRIAPFFDGLEGVLEGLFFSRWRKNLWSQARGPDILEVGVGTGKNFPLYPENVRITAIDFSPKMLEQARKKRDRRSIEVDLEQMDVESLCYADNSFDTVIATFVFCSVPKPKKGLQELYRVCKPGGQVLLLEHVLSSNKIMAALMKLMKPLVQSLFGADITRQTVKNVQACPFQKVQQLPGSSDMIKLIRAVK
- a CDS encoding TonB-dependent receptor plug domain-containing protein, which encodes MEKRGNRYCRLITTLPLCLAASTAAAENVDNASDQDKDVLTLEKMVISKESEFMKSINTLDMDAAEIARMRSSVSDTAKLLEKIPGVSLYGAGGVSSIPAIHGLADDRVKVHVNGMDITSACANHMNPPLSYIDRSNVGRITVMAGITPVSMGGDSIGGSIVVDSADPVFAAPGEDILLDGNLSAFYRSNGDAFGGSIAAGIANENVRFDYTASHTESMNYNDANGDLVKSTAYQNQNHAAALSFQWDRQLVVIRGGQQRIPYQGFPNQRMDLTQNESTFGNILHKGTFDWGKTEANFYYETTEHSMDIESDKQPAPNGRIIKMPMETRGRNLGYKLMAEIPFSNDEHLFRFGNEFHSNRIRDYWPASPTPTPMMTPNTFINVNNGERDRVGFFGEWEGNWTSEISTLLGLRYDHTNVNAGDVQGYNTMAMMYQNDADAFNARDHERNFDTFDVTALIQYAPNDMAQFEFGYARKNRAPGIYELYPWSTNPMAMGMNGSFGDGNGYVGNLDLDPETAHTVSLTAHFRDPKENAWEFKATPYFTYVNDFIDVDRCGAAGTTCTTSFANNLTSNNTFVYLQYQNHDARLWGIDASGSAKLYSDKSLGQFSASTVMSYVRGERMDGGNLYHMMPFNMNLTLHHELQSWKSALEMQFVDAQDDVQQIRNEIETSSYILLNARTSYTWNKVRLDVGLDNVLDKQYYHPLAGAYLGDQYGMNPTGNNMVPWGRNIAGMGRSVYVGLSIDY